One region of Centropristis striata isolate RG_2023a ecotype Rhode Island chromosome 3, C.striata_1.0, whole genome shotgun sequence genomic DNA includes:
- the si:ch211-112f3.4 gene encoding EF-hand and coiled-coil domain-containing protein 1 — protein sequence MERTALGLPRAQPSLRAARKSEWLRSALAHHHCPDPGVENEIVVLATGIDQYLQEVFHHLAYPNRDDTVSAEDFTALCAVLGLTGAEKGKRTMKGGTGDGEKDEEEFKDVCSVLPCQLSFKDFHSRLCGYFRVRSARRGTGESAWRLPVTEDTELVERQIRLRWPRVRRRKCVSFDLAKDQKQPVNRLIKGRTAEDRETDEVAALRELVEDLRSALQGSDARCLALEVALRREKSRTLPSPSGFTSTASSPTSSITLRQGKLVPTLRIKGQSSCAGDAARRVARKRDIRDPLVRELKLIRSSRDGQLEEAMKFNERLEEELRWAYQEVRKNHGVESALRKENAQIRRRAEEAREALSLGLQRVRMIQEQAQSVPQLQSQISQLETELHQYRSCCTCIPGPAHQQTYPIGEEDASNKTETECLQRAVEGRAASDEEEEDRGTRETGQCCLLEVKKQRVHGCGEGCQSRGVLQLVSQSHQQDNSLISTLKDSRGRCSWRGQHQEQPEGSRGCEKEKRLMEEEDKTRLQDKEKTRLSLLEDKFTDALTLLLQLRNKNVSRGALGKIVMDTLDVCSRSGDGPAQVLQAADALCVRLSSRDLLVNGADDEAGESRDTAACLTPAGCQRGTINPLLISC from the exons ATGGAGCGCACCGCATTGGGTCTACCGCGCGCACAGCCTTCTCTGCGTGCAGCGCGTAAAAGCGAGTGGCTCCGGAGCGCCCTGGCCCACCACCACTGCCCTGATCCCGGCGTGGAGAACGAAATCGTCGTCCTGGCCACTGGGATAGACCAATACCTGCAGGAGGTCTTCCACCACCTGGCCTACCCCAACCGGGACGATACGGTGTCGGCGGAAGATTTCACCGCCCTGTGCGCCGTGCTGGGGCTCACCGGAGCGGAGAAAGGAAAGAGGACAATGAAAGGAGGAACAGGAGACGGAGAAAAAGATGAAGAAGAGTTTAAGGATGTTTGTTCTGTGCTACCCTGCCAGCTATCCTTTAAAGACTTCCACTCACGGCTCTGTGGGTATTTCCGTGTGCGCAGTGCGCGGAGAGGCACCGGGGAGAGCGCCTGGCGCCTGCCCGTTACTGAGGACACGGAGCTGGTGGAGCGGCAGATCCGGCTCCGGTGGCCGCGTGTCAGACGGAGGAAATGTGTGAGTTTTGATCTGGCGAAGGATCAGAAGCAACCCGTCAACAGACTCATTAAAGGGCGGACAGCAGAGGACCGAGAGACAG aTGAGGTAGCAGCTCTGAGAGAGCTGGTGGAGGACCTCCGCTCGGCGTTGCAGGGTAGCGACGCTCGCTGCCTGGCCCTGGAGGTGGCGCTCAGACGGGAGAAGAGCCGCACCCTTCCTTCTCCATCCGGCTTCACCTCCACAGCTTCCTCTCCCACATCCTCCATCACCCTCAGACAGGGGAAACTGGTACCAACATTAAGAATAAAAGGACAGAGCAGCTGTGCTGGAGACGCGGCGAGGAGGGTGGCGAGGAAACGTGACATCAGGGACCCCCTGGTGAGGGAGCTGAAGCTGATCCGCTCCTCTCGTGACGGGCAGCTGGAGGAGGCCATGAAGTTTAATGAGCgtctggaggaggagctgcGATGGGCGTACCAGGAGGTGCGCAAGAATCACGGGGTGGAGTCGGCACTCAGGAAGGAGAATGCTCAGATCAG GAGGCGGGCGGAGGAGGCCAGGGAGGCTCTGAGCCTGGGGCTGCAGAGGGTGCGTATGATCCAGGAGCAGGCGCAGTCTGTGCCACAGCTTCAGTCCCAGATCAGCCAACTGGAGACTGAACTCCACCAGTACAG ATCTTGCTGCACCTGCATCCCTGGTCCCGCCCATCAACAAACGTACCCAATTGGAGAAGAAGACGCCTCTAACAAGACAG AGACTGAGTGTCTGCAGAGAGCAGTGGAAGGCAGGGCTGCgtctgatgaagaggaggaggacagagggacCAGGGAGACGGGACAGTGCTGCCTGTTGGAGGTGAAGAAGCAGCGAGTGCACGGCTGTGGAGAAGG ATGTCAGAGCCGTGGCGTCCTCCAGCTCGTCTCTCAGAGTCACCAGCAGGACAACAGCCTGATCAGCACTTTGAaggacagcagggggcgctgcagcTGGAGGGGACAGCACCAAGAGCAGCCAGAAGGGAGCAGAGGCTGTGAGAAAGAAAAG AGACTTATGGAAGAGGAGGACAAGACGAGACTGCAGGACAAAGAGAAGACACGTCTGTCTTTGCTGGAGGACAAATTCACAGATGCTCTaacactgctgctgcagctacGCAACaag AACGTGTCCCGGGGGGCTCTGGGGAAGATCGTGATGGACACTCTGGATGTGTGCAGTCGGAGTGGAGATG GTCCAGCTCAGGTCCTGCAGGCTGCTGATGCCCTGTGTGTCCGGCTGTCCTCCAGGGACCTGCTGGTGAACGGAGCAGATGATGAAGCAGGAGAGAGCAGGGACACAGCTGCCTGTCTGACACCTGCAGGCTGTCAGAGAGGCACCATCAACCCTCTGCTCATCTCATGCTAA